In Camelina sativa cultivar DH55 chromosome 16, Cs, whole genome shotgun sequence, a single window of DNA contains:
- the LOC104749847 gene encoding transcription repressor OFP2-like, giving the protein MGNDKFRLSDMIPNAWFHKLKDLTKQSKPKTKPSSSSNKKKPSSDSLSHHSYLSNSLVANNFPHHNSPRSSIHTRRMSSKRKTLYKPSLNPLTPPLLVSAGFNKSKINGQDSSHCLFPALETSPESFVYSFYEEEGDDEFFDFSNFKIDTKSKAFTKHKVKDSDSVEKACPTSKPIKKLQKSHLYLKINRENEEDDEDHEYRAEKRYQRRVSSGRKSSAGINLKRVNSPRIQLSGMRRSTSKRSESSRQDVLESYAVMKRSVDPKKDFRDSMIEMIEENNIRASKDLEDLLACYLSLNPKEYHDLIIHVFEQIWLQLTKIK; this is encoded by the coding sequence atggggaaTGACAAGTTCAGGCTTTCAGATATGATTCCAAATGCATGGTTTCATAAGCTCAAAGACTTGACGAAACAGTCTAAACccaaaaccaaaccttcttcttcctcaaacaAGAAGAAACCTTCCTCAGATTCTCTTTCTCATCACTCTTATCTCTCCAACAGCTTAGTGGCTAATAATTTTCCTCACCATAACTCACCAAGAAGCTCTATTCACACAAGACGGATGAGTAGTAAAAGAAAGACTCTTTACAAGCCGTCACTTAATCCTTTGACTCCTCCTCTTCTTGTATCCGCAGGTTTTAACAAGAGCAAGATCAATGGTCAAGATTCATCTCACTGCTTGTTCCCAGCTCTTGAAACCTCCCCTGAGTCTTTCGTGTACAGTTTCTACGAAGAGGAAGGAGATGATGAATTCTTTGACTTTTCCAACTTCAAGATCGACACAAAGAGCAAAGCCTTCACTAAGCACAAGGTCAAAGATTCTGATTCTGTAGAGAAAGCTTGTCCTACAAGTAAACCGATCAAGAAACTACAGAAAAGCCATCTTTATTTGAAGATTAACAGagagaacgaagaagatgatgaagatcatGAGTATAGAGCCGAGAAGAGATACCAAAGGCGAGTTTCAAGTGGAAGAAAATCCTCAGCAGGGATAAACCTCAAAAGAGTAAATTCACCTAGAATACAACTCTCGGGTATGCGTAGAAGCACGTCAAAAAGATCAGAGAGCAGCAGACAAGATGTTCTTGAGAGCTATGCTGTGATGAAGCGGTCCGTTGATCCAAAGAAAGATTTCAGGGATTCAATGATTGAGATGATAGAAGAAAACAACATCAGAGCTTCAAAAGACTTAGAGGATCTTCTCGCTTGTTACCTTTCTTTGAATCCAAAGGAGTATCATGATCTTATCATCCATGTTTTCGAACAAATCTGGCTTCAActtacaaaaatcaaataa
- the LOC104749848 gene encoding transcription repressor OFP17-like produces the protein MRVKATLINFKSKLSKSCNRFVSLFRFRVKRPVFIRPLRSRHSNVKPRRQHHPKKPICSCLCFLSTSKNQKMSNTKARSSTFSVNDEDFSKYMQSPLTPETAKKLFTSPITTPAYAARTRRSLNSRDAFEDNAVEDACRTFENYLIHLIVEEGKMDDLMDIEELLYCWKNLKSPVFIELVSRFYGELCRDLFSGE, from the exons ATGAGAGTGAAAGCAACTTTGATTAACTTCAAATCAAAGCTTTCCAAATCATGCAACAGATTTGTCTCACTCTTCCGCTTCAGAGTTAAAAGACCTGTCTTTATTAGACCTCTTCGTTCCCGTCATAGCAATGTCAAACCTAGACGTCAACATCATCCCAAGAAGCCAATCTGTTCTTGTCTTTGTTTTCTCAGCACAAGCAAGAACCAGAAGATGAGCAACACCAAAGCCAGAAGTTCCACTT TTAGTGTGAACGATGAGGATTTCTCAAAGTATATGCAGTCGCCTCTTACACCAGAAACAGCCAAGAAGCTGTTCACTTCACCGATCACGACGCCTGCTTACGCTGCACGGACAAGGAGATCGCTTAATTCAAGAGACGCATTCGAAGACAATGCTGTGGAAGATGCTTGCAGAACCTTCGAAAACTATCTGATTCATCTCATTGTTGAAGAAGGGAAGATGGATGACTTAATGGACATTGAGGAGCTTCTCTATTGTTGGAAGAATCTTAAGAGTCCTGTCTTCATTGAACTTGTGTCCAGATTCTATGGAGAGCTCTGCAGAGATCTGTTTTCAGGTGAATGA
- the LOC104749849 gene encoding ferrochelatase-2, chloroplastic isoform X2, which translates to MNCPAMSAAPSPSSCSSSSCSSYSSFRPLPPLLPQLSNNDSQRSLHYSNLSSLSNRLLGKHSLPLRALVSSTPLNISSSSVISDDAVSPSSVLSGDPKIGVLLLNLGGPETLDDVQPFLFNLFADPDIIRLPPLFQFLQKPLAQFISVARAPKSKEGYASIGGGSPLRHITDAQAEELRKCLVEKNVPAKVYVGMRYWHPFTEEAIEQIKTDGITKLVVLPLYPQFSISTSGSSLRLLERIFREDEYLVNMQHTVIPSWYQREGYIKAMANLIQSELEKFGSPSQVVIFFSAHGVPLAYVEEAGDPYKAEMEECVDLIMEELDKRKITNSYTLAYQSRVGPVEWLKPYTEEAITDLGKKGVENLLAVPISFVSEHIETLEEIDVEYKELALKSGIKNWGRVPALGTEPMFISDLADAVVESLPYVGAMAVSNLEARQSLVPLGSVEELLATYDSQRRELPAPVTMWEWGWTKSAETWNGRAAMLAVLALLVLEVTTGKGFLHQWGILPSL; encoded by the exons ATGAATTGCCCAGCCATGAGTGCAGcaccatctccttcttcttgctcttcttcttcctgttccTCCTACTCTTCGTTTCGTCCTCTTCCTCC ACTCTTGCCACAATTGAGTAACAACGATTCACAGAGATCTCTGCACTACTCAAATCTATCATCCCTTTCGAACCGTCTACTTGGAAAGCATTCATTGCCTTTGAGAGCATTGGTGTCCTCTACTCCTTTAAATATCTCGTCTTCCTCTGTTATCAGTGATGATGCTGTTTCGCCTTCCTCTGTTCTCAGTGGTGATCCCAAAATTGGAGTCTTGTTGTTGAACCTTGGTGGCCCTGAGACTTTAGATGATGTTCAACCTTTCTTGTTTAACCTCTTTGCCGACCCG GATATTATACGGTTGCCGCCGCTCTTCCAGTTTCTTCAGAAGCCGTTAGCTCAGTTTATATCAGTAGCAAGGGCTCCCAAAAGCAAGGAAGGTTATGCATCTATTGGTGGTGGTTCTCCTCTTCGCCACATAACTGATGCACAG GCTGAAGAATTGAGAAAGTGCCTTGTGGAGAAAAATGTCCCAGCAAAGGTATATGTTGGTATGCGTTATTGGCATCCATTCACTGAAGAAGCCATTGAACAG ATAAAAACAGATGGAATTACAAAACTAGTTGTTCTACCACTTTATCCACAATTTTCGATATCGACTAGTGGTTCAAGCCTAAGACTCTTGGAGAGAATATTTCG TGAGGACGAGTATCTTGTGAACATGCAGCATACTGTTATACCATCATGGTATCAGCGGGAAGGATATATAAAGGCAATGGCAAATCTAATCCAAAGCGAGTTGGAAAAATTTGGTTCCCCTAGTCAG GTTGTAATATTTTTCAGTGCACATGGCGTGCCTCTTGCATATGTTGAAGAAGCTGGTGATCCTTACAAGGCAGAGATGGAAGAATGCGTTGATCTGATCATGGAGGAGTTAGACAAGAGAAAGATAACTAATTCTTACACTCTTGCTTATCAG AGCAGAGTTGGACCAGTAGAATGGCTGAAGCCATACACTGAAGAAGCCATCACTGATCTTGGTAAAAAAGGTGTTGAGAACCTTCTGGCTGTACCCATAAG CTTTGTGAGTGAGCACATTGAAACTCTGGAGGAGATAGATGTTGAGTATAAAGAGTTAGCTTTGAAGTCTGGTATCAAAAACTGGGGGAGAGTACCTGCCTTAGGAACAGAACCTATGTTTATATCTGACTTGGCAGATGCTGTTGTGGAAAGTCTTCCATATGTTGGAGCTATGGCAGTCTCAAATCTTGAAGCTCGAcag TCGTTAGTTCCACTCGGGAGTGTAGAAGAACTATTAGCAACGTATGATTCACAGAGGAGGGAGTTACCAGCACCAGTGACAATGTGGGAGTGGGGATGGACAAAAAGTGCAGAAACATGGAACGGAAGAGCAGCGATGTTGGCGGTGCTAGCGCTCTTGGTGCTTGAAGTCACCACCGGAAAAGGGTTTCTGCATCAATGGGGCATCTTGCcatcattataa
- the LOC104749849 gene encoding ferrochelatase-2, chloroplastic isoform X1 produces MNCPAMSAAPSPSSCSSSSCSSYSSFRPLPPLLPQLSNNDSQRSLHYSNLSSLSNRLLGKHSLPLRALVSSTPLNISSSSVISDDAVSPSSVLSGDPKIGVLLLNLGGPETLDDVQPFLFNLFADPDIIRLPPLFQFLQKPLAQFISVARAPKSKEGYASIGGGSPLRHITDAQAEELRKCLVEKNVPAKVYVGMRYWHPFTEEAIEQIKTDGITKLVVLPLYPQFSISTSGSSLRLLERIFREDEYLVNMQHTVIPSWYQREGYIKAMANLIQSELEKFGSPSQVVIFFSAHGVPLAYVEEAGDPYKAEMEECVDLIMEELDKRKITNSYTLAYQSRVGPVEWLKPYTEEAITDLGKKGVENLLAVPISFVSEHIETLEEIDVEYKELALKSGIKNWGRVPALGTEPMFISDLADAVVESLPYVGAMAVSNLEARQSLVPLGSVEELLATYDSQRRELPAPVTMWEWGWTKSAETWNGRAAMLAVLALLVLEVTTGKGFLHQWGILPSL; encoded by the exons ATGAATTGCCCAGCCATGAGTGCAGcaccatctccttcttcttgctcttcttcttcctgttccTCCTACTCTTCGTTTCGTCCTCTTCCTCC ACTCTTGCCACAATTGAGTAACAACGATTCACAGAGATCTCTGCACTACTCAAATCTATCATCCCTTTCGAACCGTCTACTTGGAAAGCATTCATTGCCTTTGAGAGCATTGGTGTCCTCTACTCCTTTAAATATCTCGTCTTCCTCTGTTATCAGTGATGATGCTGTTTCGCCTTCCTCTGTTCTCAGTGGTGATCCCAAAATTGGAGTCTTGTTGTTGAACCTTGGTGGCCCTGAGACTTTAGATGATGTTCAACCTTTCTTGTTTAACCTCTTTGCCGACCCG GATATTATACGGTTGCCGCCGCTCTTCCAGTTTCTTCAGAAGCCGTTAGCTCAGTTTATATCAGTAGCAAGGGCTCCCAAAAGCAAGGAAGGTTATGCATCTATTGGTGGTGGTTCTCCTCTTCGCCACATAACTGATGCACAG GCTGAAGAATTGAGAAAGTGCCTTGTGGAGAAAAATGTCCCAGCAAAGGTATATGTTGGTATGCGTTATTGGCATCCATTCACTGAAGAAGCCATTGAACAG ATAAAAACAGATGGAATTACAAAACTAGTTGTTCTACCACTTTATCCACAATTTTCGATATCGACTAGTGGTTCAAGCCTAAGACTCTTGGAGAGAATATTTCG TGAGGACGAGTATCTTGTGAACATGCAGCATACTGTTATACCATCATGGTATCAGCGGGAAGGATATATAAAGGCAATGGCAAATCTAATCCAAAGCGAGTTGGAAAAATTTGGTTCCCCTAGTCAG GTTGTAATATTTTTCAGTGCACATGGCGTGCCTCTTGCATATGTTGAAGAAGCTGGTGATCCTTACAAGGCAGAGATGGAAGAATGCGTTGATCTGATCATGGAGGAGTTAGACAAGAGAAAGATAACTAATTCTTACACTCTTGCTTATCAG AGCAGAGTTGGACCAGTAGAATGGCTGAAGCCATACACTGAAGAAGCCATCACTGATCTTGGTAAAAAAGGTGTTGAGAACCTTCTGGCTGTACCCATAAG CTTTGTGAGTGAGCACATTGAAACTCTGGAGGAGATAGATGTTGAGTATAAAGAGTTAGCTTTGAAGTCTGGTATCAAAAACTGGGGGAGAGTACCTGCCTTAGGAACAGAACCTATGTTTATATCTGACTTGGCAG ATGCTGTTGTGGAAAGTCTTCCATATGTTGGAGCTATGGCAGTCTCAAATCTTGAAGCTCGAcag TCGTTAGTTCCACTCGGGAGTGTAGAAGAACTATTAGCAACGTATGATTCACAGAGGAGGGAGTTACCAGCACCAGTGACAATGTGGGAGTGGGGATGGACAAAAAGTGCAGAAACATGGAACGGAAGAGCAGCGATGTTGGCGGTGCTAGCGCTCTTGGTGCTTGAAGTCACCACCGGAAAAGGGTTTCTGCATCAATGGGGCATCTTGCcatcattataa
- the LOC104749851 gene encoding uncharacterized protein LOC104749851 — protein MENVAVKTSTHSSNLSEIMSKFAKVCKFRSIGVFPDQKSNSNDLCEVEILVDDDKAKETEICDIISHKPSRKIQTFSWDDDEISKLFDIVSALKLAYVEFQQAHLPYDPDKVIEADNLVVSQLEALRRIKRLYLKRKQLDAKKTELAASCLDRLRDEIEVNEKYLEKLKAQVKTKESEIHSLKEKLDCLVTENRRLQDRFVSVSSFEFVFRAASKSVHDFAKPMITLMKATDWNMDKAVEAIVGNVMFAKKSDKKYAFESYIVQRMFHGIKLNPCDVTELMSFDDPLDVLTAFPDSAFSRFCGQKYLLVVHPSMEASFFGNLDMRGLVLLGKHPRAMFYQIFARMAKWVWLLGSFAASLDLKAKIFVVRRGTRFSGVYMESVVVGDEKEGEDNLSVEFITMPGFKIGESMFKSQVYLSKQKG, from the coding sequence ATGGAGAATGTCGCCGTTAAAACATCGACTCACTCTTCAAATCTATCAGAAATCATGTCCAAATTCGCTAAAGTCTGCAAATTTAGATCCATTGGTGTGTTCCCTGACCAGAAATCGAATTCGAACGACCTCTGTGAAGTAGAGATCTTGGTAGATGATGATAAAGCCAAGGAAACTGAGATTTGTGATATCATCAGTCACAAACCCTCgagaaagattcaaacttttagttgggatgatgatgagatttCGAAGCTGTTCGACATTGTTTCAGCGCTTAAGCTTGCCTACGTTGAGTTTCAACAAGCTCATTTGCCTTATGATCCTGACAAGGTCATTGAAGCAGATAACCTCGTCGTGTCTCAGCTCGAGGCTTTACGCAGAATTAAGCGTCTTTACCTCAAAAGGAAACAGCTTGATGCAAAGAAGACCGAGCTTGCTGCTTCTTGTTTAGATCGTTTAAGAGATGAAATTGAAGTGAATGAGAAGTATTTGGAGAAACTTAAGGCGCAAGTGAAAACTAAAGAGAGTGAGATTCACTCTTTGAAGGAGAAGCTTGATTGTTTGGTTACAGAGAATAGGAGACTCCAGGATAGgtttgttagtgtttcttcGTTTGAATTCGTGTTCAGAGCTGCTTCTAAGTCGGTTCACGACTTTGCTAAGCCAATGATCACTCTGATGAAAGCTACAGACTGGAATATGGATAAAGCAGTGGAAGCTATTGTTGGAAATGTAATGTTTGCTAAAAAGTCAGATAAGAAGTATGCTTTTGAGTCATACATTGTTCAGAGAATGTTTCACGGCATAAAGCTTAACCCGTGTGATGTGACAGAACTAATGAGTTTTGATGATCCATTGGATGTGTTAACAGCGTTTCCAGACTCAGCGTTTTCAAGATTCTGTGGTCAGAAGTATCTTTTAGTTGTTCATCCGTCCATGGAGGCTTCTTTCTTTGGGAATTTGGATATGAGGGGACTGGTTTTGCTCGGTAAGCATCCAAGAGCGATGTTTTATCAAATCTTTGCAAGAATGGCAAAGTGGGTATGGCTTCTTGGATCATTTGCGGCTTCCTTGGATCTTAAAGCAAAGATCTTTGTGGTCAGAAGAGGAACCAGATTCTCAGGTGTCTACATGGAATCTGTTGTTGTGGGTgatgaaaaagaaggagaagacaatTTAAGCGTCGAGTTCATCACAATGCCAGGGTTTAAAATTGGAGAGTCAATGTTTAAATCTCAGGTTTATCTTTCTAagcaaaaagggtaa
- the LOC104749852 gene encoding EPIDERMAL PATTERNING FACTOR-like protein 6 yields MGLERPSSLSSSLPTSENSRANKFSLFYIFLLFIVFCVSTTFITPSSLSSPYIRNSYSKKLGNFYAQEGGKSTVVIKNTRKIGDQSKEAELRRILRGLGSSPPRCSSKCGRCTPCRPVHVPVPPGTPVTAEYYPEAWRCKCGNKLYMP; encoded by the exons ATGGGTTTGGAGAGACCATCATCATTGTCATCATCATTACCAACATCAGAAAACTCAAGGGCCAATAAGTTCAGTCTCTTCTATATATTCCtactcttcatcgtcttctgtGTGTCCACTACATTCATTACTCCCTCTTCGCTTTCTTCTCCAT ATATTAGGAACTCTTACTCTAAGAAACTAGGGAACTTCTATGCACAG GAGGGTGGCAAGAGTACAGTAGTGATCAAGAACACTAGGAAAATCGGTGACCAGAGCAAGGAGGCGGAGCTACGGAGGATTCTAAGGGGATTGGGATCATCTCCACCACGGTGCTCATCCAAGTGCGGAAGATGCACGCCGTGCAGGCCTGTGCACGTACCAGTGCCTCCGGGCACGCCTGTCACCGCCGAATACTACCCTGAGGCTTGGAGATGCAAGTGTGGCAACAAGTTGTACATGCCATGA
- the LOC104749853 gene encoding CBL-interacting serine/threonine-protein kinase 11-like produces the protein MPEIEIVLGSGDNKASAALFGKYELGKLLGCGAFAKVFHARDRRTGQSVAVKILNKKKLLTNPALANNIKREISIMRRLSHPNIVRLHEVMATKGKVFFVMEFVKGGELFNKISKHGRLGEDLSRRYFQQLISAVGYCHARGVYHRDLKPENLLIDENGNLKVSDFGLSALTDQIRPDGLLHTLCGTPAYVAPEILSKKGYEGAKVDVWSCGIILFVLAAGFLPFNDPNLMNMYKKIYKGEYRCPRWMSPDLKRFVSRLLEINPEKRITIDEILVDPWFVKGGLKQIKFHDEIEKDRKIELEGVKSLNAFDLISYSSGLDLSGLFDGCSSSGGDSIGESERFLSEKTPEMLAEEVEVFAKEEKLRMKKKGDEECGFEMEGQNGKFVIGICVSRLNDLLVVVEARRRGGDADCYKELWNDKLRARLIRVCDQTPPNAAI, from the coding sequence ATGCCAGAGATCGAGATCGTCCTAGGCAGCGGCGACAACAAAGCCTCCGCCGCATTATTCGGAAAATACGAGCTCGGAAAGCTTCTAGGATGCGGCGCCTTCGCCAAAGTCTTCCACGCACGAGACCGTCGAACAGGACAAAGCGTGGCTGTGAAAATCCTCAACAAGAAAAAGCTCTTAACGAATCCAGCATTAGCCAACAACATCAAACGAGAGATCTCGATCATGAGGAGACTATCTCATCCTAACATCGTTAGGCTCCACGAAGTAATGGCGACGAAGGGGAAGGTCTTCTTCGTGATGGAGTTTGTCAAAGGAGGAGAGCTTTTCAACAAAATCTCCAAACACGGACGTCTCGGAGAAGATCTAAGCCGTAGGTATTTCCAACAGCTAATCTCAGCCGTTGGTTACTGCCACGCTCGCGGTGTTTACCACCGCGATCTCAAACCGGAGAATCTCTTGATCGATGAAAACGGAAATTTAAAAGTTTCCGATTTCGGTCTCAGCGCTTTAACAGATCAGATCAGACCCGACGGGTTGTTACACACGTTGTGTGGTACTCCGGCGTACGTGGCGCCGGAGATTTTATCAAAGAAAGGTTACGAAGGTGCTAAAGTCGATGTATGGTCCTGTGGAATCATCTTGTTCGTTCTCGCCGCCGGTTTTTTACCGTTCAACGATCCAAATCTGATGAATATGTATAAGAAGATTTACAAAGGTGAGTATCGTTGTCCTCGATGGATGTCGCCGGATCTGAAACGATTCGTTTCTCGTCTTCTCGAGATCAATCCGGAGAAGAGGATCACCATCGATGAGATTTTGGTTGATCCTTGGTTTGTTAAAGGAGGACTGAAACAGATCAAGTTCCACGACGAGATCGAGAAAGATCGGAAGATTGAATTGGAAGGTGTGAAGAGTTTAAACGCGTTTGATTTGATTTCGTACTCGTCGGGGTTAGATCTGTCGGGGTTGTTCGACGGTTGTAGTAGCAGCGGCGGTGATTCGATTGGGGAGTCGGAGAGGTTTTTATCGGAGAAGACGCCGGAGATGTTGGCGGAGGAGGTTGAGGTGTTCGCGAAGGAGGAGAAgctgaggatgaagaagaaaggggaTGAAGAGTGTGGGTTTGAGATGGAAGGGCAGAATGGGAAATTTGTTATTGGGATTTGTGTTTCGCGGTTGAATGATTTGCTTGTGGTTGTGGAGGCGCGGCGGAGAGGTGGTGATGCTGATTGTTACAAGGAGTTGTGGAATGATAAACTCAGGGCTCGACTTATTCGCGTTTGCGATCAGACGCCGCCAAACGCAgctatttaa
- the LOC104749854 gene encoding uncharacterized protein LOC104749854 yields MREKRGNRKTLDPVGEEGVTGKEGKGFFACYLLTSLSPRHKGQTYIGFTVNPKRRIRQHNGEITSGAWRTKRKRPWEMVLCIYGFPTNVSALQFEWAWQHPRESVAVREAAAAFKSFSGIAGKIKLVYTMLNLPAWNSLNLTVNYFSSKYAHHGGLSPSLPLHMKVQVCGMDDLPYFTKLDNSSQPEDDESPEVNEDDDSNQSQPGNSGTSSSDDLYPGENEKELHERHFEKAKEPVTVFDDDRLANFSGFGSLEEEILEDEVSHSTVGSVEVMEKEPETVFVDRLANFTGFGLVEIVEDEVSHGTVGSTESMEKDCWRRKNLIASTTTEVDVEVIDLMTPSPSCRAGSSMKRRRVSELIDLTMSPNFIEL; encoded by the exons atgagagagaaaaGGGGAAATCGGAAAACCCTAGATCCCGTCGGTGAGGAGGGAGTCACCGGCAAAGAAGGGAAAGGCTTCTTCGCCTGCTACCTCTTGACCTCTCTTAGCCCTCGTCACAAGGGTCAAACCTATATCGG GTTTACGGTAAACCCGAAACGGAGAATAAGACAGCACAATGGAGAGATTACTAGTGGTGCTTGGAGAACAAAGAGGAAACGTCCCTGGGAAATGGTTCTTTGTATCTATGGCTTCCCCACTAACGTCTCTGCCCTTcag TTTGAATGGGCTTGGCAGCATCCGAGAGAATCAGTGGCAGTGAGAGAAGCTGCTGCTGCTTTCAAATCCTTCTCTGGGATTGCAGGCAAGATTAAGCTTGTATACACAATGCTTAATCTTCCAGCTTGGAACAG TTTAAACCTGACAGTTAATTATTTCTCATCAAAGTATGCTCACCATGGTGGTCTTTCTCCAAGTTTGCCTCTACACATGAAAGTCCAAGTTTGTGGTATGGATGATCTTCCGTATTTCACAAAGCTAGACAACAGTTCTCAACCCGAAGATGATGAGAGTCCTGAGGTTAATGAGGATGATGATAGTAACCAAAGCCAGCCTGGGAATTCAGGTACAAGCTCATCTGATGACTTGTATCCGGGCGAGAATGAGAAGGAGCTTCATGAGCGGCATTTTGAGAAAGCGAAAGAACCCGTAACTGTATTCGATGATGACAGATTAGCAAATTTCAGTGGTTTTGGCTCATTAGAAGAAGAGATTCTTGAAGATGAAGTATCACATAGCACTGTAGGATCCGTTGAAGTTATGGAGAAAGAACCCGAGACTGTATTTGTTGACAGATTAGCAAATTTCACTGGTTTTGGTTTAGTTGAGATTGTTGAAGATGAAGTATCACATGGAACTGTAGGATCCACTGAATCTATGGAGAAAGAttgttggagaagaaagaaCCTTATCGCCTCGACGACCACTGAGGTTGATGTTGAGGTGATCGATCTGATGACTCCATCACCGAGCTGTAGAGCTGGGTCGTCCATGAAGAGACGAAGAGTTTCTGAGTTAATAGATTTAACTATGTCTCCTAATTTCATAGAGTTGTAG
- the LOC104749855 gene encoding LOB domain-containing protein 13-like isoform X1, protein MSRDREEFGEYYEIVKKIKKDPTYATTTDHHAVMGIRRHVAAVPPGTTLNTVTPCAACKLLRRRCAEECPFSPYFSPHEPHKFAAVHKVFGASNVSKMLLEVGESQRGDAANSLVYEANLRLRDPIYGCMGAISALQHHIQSLQTELTTVRTDILRYKYREATTINSLQNNNNNNFNNNTTTSSVSCDHHALASAILLSPPPPPPPPPRPPRLLSSQPAPPPTPPGSLPSPSMVVSSSSSSNSSATNSMYNPPPSSAAGYSNSLSSDNNVHYFD, encoded by the exons ATGTCCAGAGACAg GGAAGAATTTGGAGAGTACTACGAGATCgtgaaaaagataaagaaagatcCAACCTACGCAACCACGACGGATCATCATGCCGTGATGGGGATCAGGAGACACGTGGCGGCGGTGCCTCCGGGGACAACGTTGAACACCGTGACCCCATGCGCCGCTTGTAAGCTCCTTCGCCGTCGTTGCGCGGAGGAGTGTCCTTTCTCACCTTACTTCTCGCCCCACGAGCCTCACAAGTTCGCCGCTGTTCATAAAGTCTTTGGAGCTAGTAACGTTTCTAAGATGCTTCTG GAAGTGGGAGAGAGCCAGAGAGGAGACGCAGCGAACAGTTTAGTGTACGAAGCAAACCTCAGACTCAGAGATCCAATCTACGGCTGCATGGGAGCAATCTCAGCTCTTCAACACCACATTCAGTCTCTTCAGACCGAACTCACCACCGTCCGTACGGACATCCTCCGCTACAAATACCGAGAAGCCACCACCATCAATTCcctccaaaacaacaacaacaacaacttcaacaacaATACAACAACATCTTCAGTGAGCTGTGATCATCATGCTCTCGCCTCGGCGATTCTCCTctcaccaccacctccacctcctcctcctccacgaCCACCAAGGTTGCTGTCCTCTCAGCCAGCTCCACCACCTACACCACCGGGTTCTTTGCCGTCTCCGTCGATGGTGGTGTCGTCCTCTTCGTCTTCCAACTCATCAGCCACCAATTCTATGTAtaatcctcctccttcttcgGCGGCTGGATACAGCAATTCTCTGTCCAGTGATAATAATGTTCATTACTTTGATTAA
- the LOC104749855 gene encoding LOB domain-containing protein 13-like isoform X2, protein MENNREEFGEYYEIVKKIKKDPTYATTTDHHAVMGIRRHVAAVPPGTTLNTVTPCAACKLLRRRCAEECPFSPYFSPHEPHKFAAVHKVFGASNVSKMLLEVGESQRGDAANSLVYEANLRLRDPIYGCMGAISALQHHIQSLQTELTTVRTDILRYKYREATTINSLQNNNNNNFNNNTTTSSVSCDHHALASAILLSPPPPPPPPPRPPRLLSSQPAPPPTPPGSLPSPSMVVSSSSSSNSSATNSMYNPPPSSAAGYSNSLSSDNNVHYFD, encoded by the exons ATGGAAAACAACAGGGAAGAATTTGGAGAGTACTACGAGATCgtgaaaaagataaagaaagatcCAACCTACGCAACCACGACGGATCATCATGCCGTGATGGGGATCAGGAGACACGTGGCGGCGGTGCCTCCGGGGACAACGTTGAACACCGTGACCCCATGCGCCGCTTGTAAGCTCCTTCGCCGTCGTTGCGCGGAGGAGTGTCCTTTCTCACCTTACTTCTCGCCCCACGAGCCTCACAAGTTCGCCGCTGTTCATAAAGTCTTTGGAGCTAGTAACGTTTCTAAGATGCTTCTG GAAGTGGGAGAGAGCCAGAGAGGAGACGCAGCGAACAGTTTAGTGTACGAAGCAAACCTCAGACTCAGAGATCCAATCTACGGCTGCATGGGAGCAATCTCAGCTCTTCAACACCACATTCAGTCTCTTCAGACCGAACTCACCACCGTCCGTACGGACATCCTCCGCTACAAATACCGAGAAGCCACCACCATCAATTCcctccaaaacaacaacaacaacaacttcaacaacaATACAACAACATCTTCAGTGAGCTGTGATCATCATGCTCTCGCCTCGGCGATTCTCCTctcaccaccacctccacctcctcctcctccacgaCCACCAAGGTTGCTGTCCTCTCAGCCAGCTCCACCACCTACACCACCGGGTTCTTTGCCGTCTCCGTCGATGGTGGTGTCGTCCTCTTCGTCTTCCAACTCATCAGCCACCAATTCTATGTAtaatcctcctccttcttcgGCGGCTGGATACAGCAATTCTCTGTCCAGTGATAATAATGTTCATTACTTTGATTAA